CCACTCTACCGTGTTACTCTAAGACACCTACAGCTACTAATTCTGGACACATGAAGTTGAAAGGAATAAGGATAATCCCCACCCTCCCCAGTCCCTAAGGCAGAATCCAGGCAGGCTGGTCACGGAGGCGGCGCCGCGCCCGCTGGGCTCGGACTGGGGCTGGAGCCGCGCACCAGGAGAGCGGGGAACGGCTGGGGCTACGCACACAACTACTGTCAacaacttccagggatgcaTGTCTCGTCTACTTCACACAGGGGCAATAAGGAAAGGAGCAGAGTGTCCGAGCTGGCGGCGCcgagggctgtgctgggacatgGCCACTCCCCCTGCTGGCGCTCTCCCGGTGCTCACTGCCAGCTCGCTGGTACTTGGACATGGTTaaatggcagggctgggactgctATACCCGACTAAACCTCGGCAGAAAAACTCGCTGCTTTTAAAAACTCGCCAAATTCCAAACCAACTTTAGGTGACAATTAACATTTTAACAGTTGCTTTTAGCAATTCTCAAGTTCTCCCCTCATAAATGAGTTCTGATGTCAGAGCTGTGAGGTGGCCAGACATAAGAATGTCTAATGATGCTTTTGGATCAGTTTGTTTGCTGCGCTATTTAAGGTTTTTGCCTGTTTCACCAAATCCTTTTCACTGTATAAGTAAGTCAGAATGAGGATGATGAGAAAACggaaaaaataagaacagcaagagaaaaagaacacGTGAATTAGCCGAGTAGGTAtcctgaaacattttcaaacacaaactTGTTACAAAGAAAAGCACCCTGTTGACCAAGAATCCTTCCCAACAGAAACCCTAAAATGAGAGCAGTGGAGTGCAACGCTCCCATTAACCAATTAACCATTAACCAGAGGTGCTGCTCCCACTGTGGCTCCCCTCAGGCAGCTCTTGTCTAGCAGAGCCCTGGGACCCTCCCCTGGCCCATTCTGGATCCATGGGACACTAAAGGACACACCAGTGGATCATGGTTCCATTTCCTGTCTTACCTTTGTTCCAGCTGTTTGATGGTGGCAGCCAtctgatttgttttctcttccaagCGGCTGTTTAATTCACTCTTCTGTTTCACTCCCATGTCTGAACTctgggaaaaggagcagtgGGGGGCTGTGTAAGGAGCAGTAAATCCCAAATAAACCCCCATCGATCATTTGGCACGGGAAACAACAGggcagaaggcaggaaaaagtGCTGGAATAGCAAATGCCAGGTCAGTATTGCAAGGACCAATGACTTGCCATAGAGCTGCGGGCTCCATCTGGACCCCACAACAGGGCAATGCCACCATCCATGAATCTTCCTGGATATGGAAAATGCATGATGCAGTGCCGGCTAAAATTCAGTATCTTAATATAATTGAGCTGCTTTGAACAAAGCCACTGGCTCAAGGAGAGCAAAAGCACCTTTTCCCTGTTGTCAAGCTGGGTTTAGGATCTATTCTGAGCATTGTGTTGCTGTTTGGAGAGTTTGCTTGTCACCACACAGGAGTTACACCAGGGGCCCTCCACACTGGACTGTGCTGGAGCACAAGCTCCCACGGCTCTTTTCACACCACAAAACCACACAGGATGCTTTCCCCTgtctcacacacacaaatttcTGTACCACGATGGATCTGTGTTCAGAAGAAACTGCATTTGCCTTTACCCTCCACCACGTTCCAGTGTTCTCACAGCAGGACACGAGTGTGTTGCACAGCTGTGACCCTTCCACACCAGCACATTTCCCACAGGCAGGAGGAATAAatgcacagcagctctcaccTTCATCTGGGATTGCCTGCATTTCCTTAGCTCCCTACCTGCAGCTTGAAGGACAGTTCATGCTTGAGAGCCCTGAGATCATCCAGCTGCTGTCTGAGTGCCACCAGCGCATCCTGCTTTTCACAGACATCCTTCTCCAGCATCTTCATGgccagctccatctcctgccGCATCCCAATCTGCgcctccagctccttctccacatcctgggacacagggagccCTCAGCattgccaggagctgccctcgTGGCCCAGGGGTACCACCCTTCCCTTCTGCCCACACAGTCCCTACCCCGAGTGTGCTGCACTGCCACAGCTTCAGTGACACCTCTGGCACGTGCCTGAAGGAGATAATTCCCCGGTTTTAGCCCAGTctcagagctgggtgtgcagcacCGTTAGCAGAGTCAGGGAATCCCCTGGTACAGAGGGGTCTAAGGAcaggttttatttctgacaGGAGGTTTAATCTCCTTAATACCTTGAGGTCAGGCATTTTTCTCCCCGTGTGTGTACCCAGCAAGAGCTCAGCATGGCAGTGACCCTTTGCAGCCCTGTGGGGTGAGCCCCGAGCCCCCCAGTGCTCACCAGGCGCAGCTGAGTCTCCTCCTTGAGCTGCTTCCGTGCCTCAGTCAGTGCCTGCCCGTCAGCAGTTCTGTCCTTGGTGGCCTGAGGGCACAGACACACTTCACTGGTAATTTGTACTGCCAGCCCTCACCTGGCCTCACTACTGGCTTTTCCCCAACACTTGGAATTCTGCAACAATTCAGGACAAAGCAGCACGACTCCtatttcctggttttcctgccCCCCTCACAGAAAGTccccctccctcctgtcccctgaACCTTGCCCAGTGAGCTGTCAGCTGtgggagctccctgctccatccctacGGCCAGGCAGGATTCCCTGTGGCCAGGGCCCATCTGTTCCCTCTGCACAGGGCCCACCTGCCGTTCCTCTAATCCACTGTGGGGCTGGTGTGAGACAGAGGGAAATCAACTCTGTTCCAGAGCAGGCACTCAGGCTGggcctgcccagggctcagcaatccccacacacacacaaacacaccaaCCTTACGGCTGGACTCCAGGATGTAGGAGCTCTCTTCCTTAACCcgctccatctcctcctgcagcgTAATGATCCTGTTGTTGGCAACTGCAAGCTGggaacaaaacacagcagtaaTGCACCAAAAACATTCTTCActggttttttctctcttgacCCCACCAGATGAGGAAGATTTGGCTGGAAATGGAGGACACGCAGCACACAGCACCCTTAGGGACAGGAAACCTGGCTCAGaggaattcccagggatggCTGCACTGCAGACCAACAGATTAATGGTAAGTGTGTGGCCAAAGGCAAGAGGAACTTCAGAAACTCAcgcacaggagcagctcaggggcaTTCCAAGGGATCAGCCCTGCTACCCTGTgccaaacccaaacacaacTCCTGGGTGCAAGTGCCAGTCCCTGGCAGAGCCCCGGCCcgacacacacacagagctgtgacGTGTGACACAGCTCATCACCCGCCCCTGCCTGGCACGGCGTGTGCTGCCACCACAGcctcactgcacacactgcaggcCTCCCTTCAACCTTATTACCAAACCCCACAAACACTGCAGCCACCACTGCAATTCATCTCCTGGTACCACACCACCGGGCAGGTCATAGTCCAAAAGCTGCTCGTTCCACCAGGTAAGACCTCCTGCCACCCATCTGCCAGGGAACTGACCCCAGAACATTTTATGGCATTTATGCCACCAGTAATGAGCTGCAGACCCATGGTAAAACACAGACTGCACCTATGCTTTATGTACCTGCTGTTTCTTATGCTCAGGCTGGACATCTCACTTataatgacattttttcctttaatttttgcAAATTCACATAAACATACAGCTGATTTTCCAAACTGTGTTCAGTAGCAACAGCCAGTGAAATTCCTTGGCAGGTCAGCTATTCCAGTTCTATGACTGGACACCCCTGATTCTGTACACCAGACATCTGAAAGGGACCCCTCCCTCCCTGGTTAATCCCTAACTCCCAAAGGCCAAAGCATCCCGTGGTTTTCCATGGCACTTACCTCCTCAGTCAGCTTTGTGTTGGATTTCTCCAAGGCATCCACCTTGGCCTGCAGGTTGTTTACTGTAGCACTgttgaagagaaaaaaccctACAGTAATTCCTTCACTTcttaaaatcctgttttgtcTTGTGCTCTACAAGATAATAAAGAGCCAAGAGAACACGTTTCACCTTAGATGCCTATTGAGTTCTTCTACATAGTTCTTCTGGTCCAAAATAGCAGTTATCTGACCATctctggaaaaaagaaacagggcAGTCTGGAACACCTGCATGCATTGGGAACACATTCCCAAGAGGGGAGCAGCAAGACAACTGTGTGTGCACCTACCCTTCGCTGCCTTTCGTGCTGTTCCCGTCTTTCAAATACATGGAGAAATCGATAACTCCgacctggagaagaaaaaattgcattttgcaTGACACACTTGTTTCTAAGACCAACCCAGTGTTGCCAGGTGTGGAAGTCTGGAGTTCGAACATCAGCACCTGCTGTACTTCAGCAAGGGTTCATTACATCGGTAAGCTACTCAAACTGAAGGAGTTTTCCGGTTCAAATGAGCAGAACAAAGCCAGGAAGCGAACACCCAGTACCTGGGAGTCCAGGTCCTCTCCCTTCATGCAGAAGTTAGCATCGATGACGTTCAGGCCCACGAGGAGGCCGGCAATGATGgcaccttcctcctccatcaTCAGCGCGTTGGGCTCGTAGAATTCACTGCGGGATGCAGGGCGAGACACACAGGGGTGACGTGGGAAAGATGAGCAGAATCttacagcagagcagaagggaacCTAACTGATGAGCCCAGACTCACCTGAGAAGATCCTTTCTGTTAATCAGGGCTTTCATGTACTCGGAAAGTTTCTTCTGCATCAGAGCCAGGCGCAGCCAAGCTCTTCCTCTGCCCACAGGTGTCCTGCAAAGGCCAGAAACCAACACTTGCAGACACCCTGCAAGGCACAGTCACCAACAGCTCCAATAACCCCACCCCTCCTCAAGTTTCTGCACTTGCAAgacagagctggcactgctgcagagaCAAGGTGTGCAAGCACAGATAGGTCCAGACTGAGTAAGCCACCACTGCCTGTGTCTTAACTCATGATGTTTTTGCTGCCATACTAAAAAGATTTCCCTGGCTTTAGCCCTCCCCTCTAACACATACTACTACCTTCCCCAGCTTGGTGCCTAAGCTGTCCTCTCACATACACCTTACCTGaagttatttaaaagaagaattacCCACATCAGCTGCAGAACTATTTAAACTGCTATAACCTTCCTGTTAATTCCCTTCCTCTTGAGTCTGACTTAATAAATGCTCAATAAAGGCTCCCATGCCTGAGGCACAAGCAGTAAATGCCCTGCTGCCCGTAAGTTGCCACACTCTTAACAGAGCAAGATTAaatcctgtgctctgctgctgcagatccttgatgaagagaaagagagcaACTATCCATTTTTATCTGCAGAAGGTGACAGATGTATTCCTGAAGGTTCTGTTTgcccttccttctcttctccaggatctTTCTCACAATAAAACCCGTATTATGCACTCATGCAATAAAGGAGTGTACTTACTTCAGCCCTGGGAGATCCTTAACACTTGCTGTAATCTCTGCAGCCTCAGGAACAAGTTTCTCTACTAATTCTAGAGGTCCCCAAAATGACTTATTTTGCCCAAGAAAAGTCTTTTTgcctaaaaaacaaaaagaaattaaaaaattagacCTGTGCTGATATAACACATTCTCAAATAAGTGAACCAATTAGCCAAATCCTGCCAGAATGGttcctctggggctgctgctgggcaggcatGCCGGAATctcaggatggtttgggtgggaagggccCTCAAGACCACCCATTCCCatgcccctctgcttcccacctCCAGCTACTACCACACAAGGGCAGCACCTAAGGGACAGTCTGTACTTGGCCATGTGAGCTGTGACTCAGGATTTCACACTCAAACACAGGCTCTGCTTTACAAGCAGCTTCAAGCCATGAGCTGCACACAGCCCAAACCCTCTGTTTAGACAGAGCTACTGAGAAAGGAGCTCCAGGGCCgcagctcctcttccagcaAGGGGATGCGTTCCTAAAGCACAAGGAAGGGCAGCAAAAGGAGTCAGGAGCTTGCCAAAAGCCAATGTGATCGGTGAGTTGTACGTGGGACAACCGAGGTGCTGTTTTAGACGCGGCGAGCACCCGGCACGCCTCGGCCTGGCCCTGCGGCGGGTTGGTGCCTCCCCGGGGGCTGCCCGGCCCGCTGCGCTGGCAGCGGGgaccctgctgagctctgctgctgcagcgcCCAGCCCAGCTACCTTTGAGGCCGTGCTTGAGGCAGTGCTCCATGACCACGAAGAACTGCTGCAGCGGCGCGTAGTCCGAGTCCAGCGTGCGGCCCAGGTTCAGCGCGGACTCGATCAGCCCCTTGATGCTCAGCTTGGCCATGTTCATCAGGTTCATGCGCTCGTTGGCCATCAGGTAATTCGGGTCTGCAACCAAGGAACCCACGCTGCTGAGCCACAAACGCTGCTGGCACCACAGCGAACACCCCACCTGCCTCTGTCTTCCTCAGCTGTGAGGGCATTTCTGGGGCAGAGTTCCACAGGAGGCGCTCTGCAGGCCTTTTGTGGAGAAGAACCAACAGCAACCAGCCAAAAGCCACAACAGCAGGGGAACAGACAGCGTGTCCTACTGAGGGAGCCTGAACACTGCACATAACTACTGGAGCTCCCTATTTTCAAGCAAGACATTTGGAGCCTGGTGTTCACCCTGTGCTCTGCACCTTGACCACGTGTCTCTGACCATCGGCCATCCCTTGTTCCAGCCCACATTCCCAGCTACAAACTGGTAAGAATCCTCCCCCTGTGGTTTGTTCTTCCATCTCAACATCACCTTGGACCCCCTCATACTTAATCCAGCAATGTGTCTCTAGTCCAACCTTCATCTCTCTTCCTCAAGACTATTTTTTAAGCTTAGATGTAACATGGAGCCAACTCCCACTTCCCTCTTTTGGTTTTAACACTGCCACTGGTTTCCACCAGTGAGGAGCTGATCTACAGGGCTCCTGACAGGCCATTCTAAACCCCCAAACTCACAGATCTCCCAGATTACATTCTTCCTCTCCCATATTACAAACAGCCAGGCCTTTAGACCTGCTGCTCACACCAAGTTTTGAACTCCAGTTCTCAGGTACAGGCAGTTTCATCCCTGTAAGGTCCAtttctccagggctgctgccaaCAGCCAGGGACCCTTGAACCAAACTGCTGTCTCCACGAGTGAATTAACTACTCCTGGCAGCAGAGACCTGACCTGAGGACACCTCAGACTACAGATCTAAGCAAGAGGACCTGTCAGCACCCAGCAGCCAGAAAGAGAGCCAAGAGCACAGCTAACAGACCCACAGGCCAGTGCACATCACTGTGGGCTGGGAGAAatccagcacagggagagggaagagctggggcagcaccagcatccAAACCTCATACCACAGCTCATTTGTTCAGTACCTCCAAAAGCAGCTCAGGACAGAGCTTCTTTCATTCCCCTTCTTCTTCAGAGTAAAGCAGCACCAGAAGTCTCCTCTAAAATTGCTTCCATAGTTTAGAGAACTTCCAAGTACTCATTTGGGAATGCAAtggccagagcagcactggacTGCAGAAAGACTCAACTTGGTGAGGTGTTTCTATTGCCTTCCAGGACtactgctgcctgcaggtgaTGGGTCTGGCTGATCTGGAGCtagcctgagctgctctggatt
The genomic region above belongs to Ficedula albicollis isolate OC2 chromosome 4, FicAlb1.5, whole genome shotgun sequence and contains:
- the RUFY3 gene encoding protein RUFY3 isoform X7, which gives rise to MSALTPQSDMPTPTTDKITQAAMETIYLCKFRVSMDGEWLCLRELDDISLTPDPEPTHEDSWEDLTDVVERLRDDSEDPNYLMANERMNLMNMAKLSIKGLIESALNLGRTLDSDYAPLQQFFVVMEHCLKHGLKGKKTFLGQNKSFWGPLELVEKLVPEAAEITASVKDLPGLKTPVGRGRAWLRLALMQKKLSEYMKALINRKDLLSEFYEPNALMMEEEGAIIAGLLVGLNVIDANFCMKGEDLDSQVGVIDFSMYLKDGNSTKGSEGDGQITAILDQKNYVEELNRHLSATVNNLQAKVDALEKSNTKLTEELAVANNRIITLQEEMERVKEESSYILESSRKATKDRTADGQALTEARKQLKEETQLRLDVEKELEAQIGMRQEMELAMKMLEKDVCEKQDALVALRQQLDDLRALKHELSFKLQSSDMGVKQKSELNSRLEEKTNQMAATIKQLEQSEKDLVKQAKTLNSAANKLIQKHH
- the RUFY3 gene encoding protein RUFY3 isoform X6; amino-acid sequence: MANERMNLMNMAKLSIKGLIESALNLGRTLDSDYAPLQQFFVVMEHCLKHGLKGKKTFLGQNKSFWGPLELVEKLVPEAAEITASVKDLPGLKTPVGRGRAWLRLALMQKKLSEYMKALINRKDLLSEFYEPNALMMEEEGAIIAGLLVGLNVIDANFCMKGEDLDSQVGVIDFSMYLKDGNSTKGSEGDGQITAILDQKNYVEELNRHLSATVNNLQAKVDALEKSNTKLTEELAVANNRIITLQEEMERVKEESSYILESSRKATKDRTADGQALTEARKQLKEETQLRLDVEKELEAQIGMRQEMELAMKMLEKDVCEKQDALVALRQQLDDLRALKHELSFKLQSSDMGVKQKSELNSRLEEKTNQMAATIKQLEQRLRQAEKERQLAQQDNRLFKQEFGDKINSLQLQVEELSRQRSHLELELRRERDRWSHSHQRSQESKKGPKNWLRQDGKLKTQEENAKVKEPLRENSVLPHRSPSGTQEEQEQLPGPGHTEVCQLCQEEASRSQRKNTCKNCGGTFCEACSVHELPLPSSINPERVCNPCHQRLIQQYSSSPL
- the RUFY3 gene encoding protein RUFY3 isoform X8; translated protein: MSALTPQSDMPTPTTDKITQAAMETIYLCKFRVSMDGEWLCLRELDDISLTPDPEPTHEDPNYLMANERMNLMNMAKLSIKGLIESALNLGRTLDSDYAPLQQFFVVMEHCLKHGLKGKKTFLGQNKSFWGPLELVEKLVPEAAEITASVKDLPGLKTPVGRGRAWLRLALMQKKLSEYMKALINRKDLLSEFYEPNALMMEEEGAIIAGLLVGLNVIDANFCMKGEDLDSQVGVIDFSMYLKDGNSTKGSEGDGQITAILDQKNYVEELNRHLSATVNNLQAKVDALEKSNTKLTEELAVANNRIITLQEEMERVKEESSYILESSRKATKDRTADGQALTEARKQLKEETQLRLDVEKELEAQIGMRQEMELAMKMLEKDVCEKQDALVALRQQLDDLRALKHELSFKLQSSDMGVKQKSELNSRLEEKTNQMAATIKQLEQSEKDLVKQAKTLNSAANKLIQKHH
- the RUFY3 gene encoding protein RUFY3 isoform X3, with product MVPWLGCADSWEDLTDVVERLRDDSEDPNYLMANERMNLMNMAKLSIKGLIESALNLGRTLDSDYAPLQQFFVVMEHCLKHGLKGKKTFLGQNKSFWGPLELVEKLVPEAAEITASVKDLPGLKTPVGRGRAWLRLALMQKKLSEYMKALINRKDLLSEFYEPNALMMEEEGAIIAGLLVGLNVIDANFCMKGEDLDSQVGVIDFSMYLKDGNSTKGSEGDGQITAILDQKNYVEELNRHLSATVNNLQAKVDALEKSNTKLTEELAVANNRIITLQEEMERVKEESSYILESSRKATKDRTADGQALTEARKQLKEETQLRLDVEKELEAQIGMRQEMELAMKMLEKDVCEKQDALVALRQQLDDLRALKHELSFKLQSSDMGVKQKSELNSRLEEKTNQMAATIKQLEQRLRQAEKERQLAQQDNRLFKQEFGDKINSLQLQVEELSRQRSHLELELRRERDRWSHSHQRSQESKKGPKNWLRQDGKLKTQEENAKVKEPLRENSVLPHRSPSGTQEEQEQLPGPGHTEVCQLCQEEASRSQRKNTCKNCGGTFCEACSVHELPLPSSINPERVCNPCHQRLIQQYSSSPL
- the RUFY3 gene encoding protein RUFY3 isoform X5, whose amino-acid sequence is MADPNYLMANERMNLMNMAKLSIKGLIESALNLGRTLDSDYAPLQQFFVVMEHCLKHGLKGKKTFLGQNKSFWGPLELVEKLVPEAAEITASVKDLPGLKTPVGRGRAWLRLALMQKKLSEYMKALINRKDLLSEFYEPNALMMEEEGAIIAGLLVGLNVIDANFCMKGEDLDSQVGVIDFSMYLKDGNSTKGSEGDGQITAILDQKNYVEELNRHLSATVNNLQAKVDALEKSNTKLTEELAVANNRIITLQEEMERVKEESSYILESSRKATKDRTADGQALTEARKQLKEETQLRLDVEKELEAQIGMRQEMELAMKMLEKDVCEKQDALVALRQQLDDLRALKHELSFKLQSSDMGVKQKSELNSRLEEKTNQMAATIKQLEQRLRQAEKERQLAQQDNRLFKQEFGDKINSLQLQVEELSRQRSHLELELRRERDRWSHSHQRSQESKKGPKNWLRQDGKLKTQEENAKVKEPLRENSVLPHRSPSGTQEEQEQLPGPGHTEVCQLCQEEASRSQRKNTCKNCGGTFCEACSVHELPLPSSINPERVCNPCHQRLIQQYSSSPL
- the RUFY3 gene encoding protein RUFY3 isoform X2 — encoded protein: MSALTPQSDMPTPTTDKITQAAMETIYLCKFRVSMDGEWLCLRELDDISLTPDPEPTHEDPNYLMANERMNLMNMAKLSIKGLIESALNLGRTLDSDYAPLQQFFVVMEHCLKHGLKGKKTFLGQNKSFWGPLELVEKLVPEAAEITASVKDLPGLKTPVGRGRAWLRLALMQKKLSEYMKALINRKDLLSEFYEPNALMMEEEGAIIAGLLVGLNVIDANFCMKGEDLDSQVGVIDFSMYLKDGNSTKGSEGDGQITAILDQKNYVEELNRHLSATVNNLQAKVDALEKSNTKLTEELAVANNRIITLQEEMERVKEESSYILESSRKATKDRTADGQALTEARKQLKEETQLRLDVEKELEAQIGMRQEMELAMKMLEKDVCEKQDALVALRQQLDDLRALKHELSFKLQSSDMGVKQKSELNSRLEEKTNQMAATIKQLEQRLRQAEKERQLAQQDNRLFKQEFGDKINSLQLQVEELSRQRSHLELELRRERDRWSHSHQRSQESKKGPKNWLRQDGKLKTQEENAKVKEPLRENSVLPHRSPSGTQEEQEQLPGPGHTEVCQLCQEEASRSQRKNTCKNCGGTFCEACSVHELPLPSSINPERVCNPCHQRLIQQYSSSPL
- the RUFY3 gene encoding protein RUFY3 isoform X4 translates to MVPWLGCADPNYLMANERMNLMNMAKLSIKGLIESALNLGRTLDSDYAPLQQFFVVMEHCLKHGLKGKKTFLGQNKSFWGPLELVEKLVPEAAEITASVKDLPGLKTPVGRGRAWLRLALMQKKLSEYMKALINRKDLLSEFYEPNALMMEEEGAIIAGLLVGLNVIDANFCMKGEDLDSQVGVIDFSMYLKDGNSTKGSEGDGQITAILDQKNYVEELNRHLSATVNNLQAKVDALEKSNTKLTEELAVANNRIITLQEEMERVKEESSYILESSRKATKDRTADGQALTEARKQLKEETQLRLDVEKELEAQIGMRQEMELAMKMLEKDVCEKQDALVALRQQLDDLRALKHELSFKLQSSDMGVKQKSELNSRLEEKTNQMAATIKQLEQRLRQAEKERQLAQQDNRLFKQEFGDKINSLQLQVEELSRQRSHLELELRRERDRWSHSHQRSQESKKGPKNWLRQDGKLKTQEENAKVKEPLRENSVLPHRSPSGTQEEQEQLPGPGHTEVCQLCQEEASRSQRKNTCKNCGGTFCEACSVHELPLPSSINPERVCNPCHQRLIQQYSSSPL
- the RUFY3 gene encoding protein RUFY3 isoform X1, which encodes MSALTPQSDMPTPTTDKITQAAMETIYLCKFRVSMDGEWLCLRELDDISLTPDPEPTHEDSWEDLTDVVERLRDDSEDPNYLMANERMNLMNMAKLSIKGLIESALNLGRTLDSDYAPLQQFFVVMEHCLKHGLKGKKTFLGQNKSFWGPLELVEKLVPEAAEITASVKDLPGLKTPVGRGRAWLRLALMQKKLSEYMKALINRKDLLSEFYEPNALMMEEEGAIIAGLLVGLNVIDANFCMKGEDLDSQVGVIDFSMYLKDGNSTKGSEGDGQITAILDQKNYVEELNRHLSATVNNLQAKVDALEKSNTKLTEELAVANNRIITLQEEMERVKEESSYILESSRKATKDRTADGQALTEARKQLKEETQLRLDVEKELEAQIGMRQEMELAMKMLEKDVCEKQDALVALRQQLDDLRALKHELSFKLQSSDMGVKQKSELNSRLEEKTNQMAATIKQLEQRLRQAEKERQLAQQDNRLFKQEFGDKINSLQLQVEELSRQRSHLELELRRERDRWSHSHQRSQESKKGPKNWLRQDGKLKTQEENAKVKEPLRENSVLPHRSPSGTQEEQEQLPGPGHTEVCQLCQEEASRSQRKNTCKNCGGTFCEACSVHELPLPSSINPERVCNPCHQRLIQQYSSSPL